A window of Hevea brasiliensis isolate MT/VB/25A 57/8 chromosome 14, ASM3005281v1, whole genome shotgun sequence contains these coding sequences:
- the LOC110660319 gene encoding uncharacterized protein LOC110660319 isoform X1 produces the protein MDIPVIDLTRYLEIADKLSTDPVKLSRQLGELGPWLGELCKEVSRILRETGALVVKDPRCSADDNDRFIDMMEKYFERPPEFKRLQERPQLHYQVGVTPEGVEVPRSLVDEEMQEELKAMPKEFQPSTPKGPDRKWRYMWRVGPRPLNTHFKELNSEPVIPEGFPEWKETMDSWGHKMISAIEAVAEMAAIGFGLPKDAFTSIMKQGPHLLAPTGSDLGCYGQEGTVFAGYHYDLNFLTIHGRSRFPGLNIWLRNGQKVGVKVPLGCLLIQTGKQIEWLTAGDCIAGMHEVVVTKRTIDAVKLASEQNCSLWRVSSTLFAHIASDAVLKPLGHFAESPLASKYPPIRAGEFVEQELSVINLKGNKGFVKLVIIDIFFTYLPYQMNHDIIF, from the exons ATGGATATTCCAGTGATAGATCTAACGCGATACTTAGAGATCGCCGATAAGCTGAGCACAGACCCAGTGAAATTGTCCCGTCAACTCGGAGAACTTGGGCCCTGGCTTGGTGAATTGTGTAAGGAGGTGAGCAGGATCCTTAGAGAAACAGGAGCTTTGGTAGTTAAGGACCCGAGATGTTCGGCGGATGATAACGATCGGTTTATAGATATGATGGAGAAGTACTTCGAGAGACCACCGGAGTTCAAGAGGTTGCAGGAGAGACCCCAATTGCATTACCAG GTTGGGGTGACCCCTGAAGGAGTAGAAGTTCCAAGGAGCCTGGTTGATGAAGagatgcaagaggaattaaaagCAATGCCCAAAGAGTTCCAACCATCCACTCCGAAAGGACCGGATCGCAAGTGGCGATACATGTGGAGAGTAGGTCCTCGGCCGTTGAACACCCACTTTAAG GAACTTAATTCAGAACCTGTAATACCTGAAGGTTTCCCAGAATGGAAAGAAACTATGGACTCATGGGGGCACAAAATGATCTCAGCAATAGAG GCTGTTGCTGAAATGGCCGCAATTGGTTTTGGTTTGCCCAAGGATGCATTTACTTCTATTATGAAGCAG GGACCCCATCTTCTTGCACCAACAGGGAGTGACCTTGGCTGCTATGGCCAAGAAGGCACTGTGTTTGCTGGATATCATTATGACCTTAACTTTCTAACAATTCATGGTAGAAGCAGATTTCCTGGTCTTAACATTTGGCTAAGGAATGGACAGAAAGTTGGAGTGAAGGTTCCTCTAGGATGTCTACTCATTCAGACAGGGAAGCAG ATAGAGTGGTTGACTGCAGGAGACTGCATAGCTGGCATGCATGAAGTTGTTGTCACAAAGAGAACAATTGATGCAGTCAAATTAGCATCAGAACAAAACTGTAGCCTATGGAGAGTTTCCTCAACA CTTTTTGCACACATAGCATCAGATGCTGTGTTAAAGCCTTTAGGTCACTTCGCAGAATCCCCGCTAGCCAGCAAATACCCTCCCATCCGTGCTGGAGAGTTTGTCGAACAAGAACTTTCTGTAATCAATCTGAAAGGAAATAAAG GTTTTGTGAAATTAGTTATTATTGACATCTTTTTTACTTATCTGCCGTATCAAATGAATCATGACATTATCTTTTAG
- the LOC110660319 gene encoding uncharacterized protein LOC110660319 isoform X2, translating to MDIPVIDLTRYLEIADKLSTDPVKLSRQLGELGPWLGELCKEVSRILRETGALVVKDPRCSADDNDRFIDMMEKYFERPPEFKRLQERPQLHYQVGVTPEGVEVPRSLVDEEMQEELKAMPKEFQPSTPKGPDRKWRYMWRVGPRPLNTHFKELNSEPVIPEGFPEWKETMDSWGHKMISAIEAVAEMAAIGFGLPKDAFTSIMKQGPHLLAPTGSDLGCYGQEGTVFAGYHYDLNFLTIHGRSRFPGLNIWLRNGQKVGVKVPLGCLLIQTGKQIEWLTAGDCIAGMHEVVVTKRTIDAVKLASEQNCSLWRVSSTLFAHIASDAVLKPLGHFAESPLASKYPPIRAGEFVEQELSVINLKGNKGVPCCWEGDQVQR from the exons ATGGATATTCCAGTGATAGATCTAACGCGATACTTAGAGATCGCCGATAAGCTGAGCACAGACCCAGTGAAATTGTCCCGTCAACTCGGAGAACTTGGGCCCTGGCTTGGTGAATTGTGTAAGGAGGTGAGCAGGATCCTTAGAGAAACAGGAGCTTTGGTAGTTAAGGACCCGAGATGTTCGGCGGATGATAACGATCGGTTTATAGATATGATGGAGAAGTACTTCGAGAGACCACCGGAGTTCAAGAGGTTGCAGGAGAGACCCCAATTGCATTACCAG GTTGGGGTGACCCCTGAAGGAGTAGAAGTTCCAAGGAGCCTGGTTGATGAAGagatgcaagaggaattaaaagCAATGCCCAAAGAGTTCCAACCATCCACTCCGAAAGGACCGGATCGCAAGTGGCGATACATGTGGAGAGTAGGTCCTCGGCCGTTGAACACCCACTTTAAG GAACTTAATTCAGAACCTGTAATACCTGAAGGTTTCCCAGAATGGAAAGAAACTATGGACTCATGGGGGCACAAAATGATCTCAGCAATAGAG GCTGTTGCTGAAATGGCCGCAATTGGTTTTGGTTTGCCCAAGGATGCATTTACTTCTATTATGAAGCAG GGACCCCATCTTCTTGCACCAACAGGGAGTGACCTTGGCTGCTATGGCCAAGAAGGCACTGTGTTTGCTGGATATCATTATGACCTTAACTTTCTAACAATTCATGGTAGAAGCAGATTTCCTGGTCTTAACATTTGGCTAAGGAATGGACAGAAAGTTGGAGTGAAGGTTCCTCTAGGATGTCTACTCATTCAGACAGGGAAGCAG ATAGAGTGGTTGACTGCAGGAGACTGCATAGCTGGCATGCATGAAGTTGTTGTCACAAAGAGAACAATTGATGCAGTCAAATTAGCATCAGAACAAAACTGTAGCCTATGGAGAGTTTCCTCAACA CTTTTTGCACACATAGCATCAGATGCTGTGTTAAAGCCTTTAGGTCACTTCGCAGAATCCCCGCTAGCCAGCAAATACCCTCCCATCCGTGCTGGAGAGTTTGTCGAACAAGAACTTTCTGTAATCAATCTGAAAGGAAATAAAG GGGTTCCTTGTTGCTGGGAGGGAGATCAAGTTCAAAGATGA
- the LOC110660319 gene encoding uncharacterized protein LOC110660319 isoform X4: MDIPVIDLTRYLEIADKLSTDPVKLSRQLGELGPWLGELCKEVSRILRETGALVVKDPRCSADDNDRFIDMMEKYFERPPEFKRLQERPQLHYQVGVTPEGVEVPRSLVDEEMQEELKAMPKEFQPSTPKGPDRKWRYMWRVGPRPLNTHFKELNSEPVIPEGFPEWKETMDSWGHKMISAIEAVAEMAAIGFGLPKDAFTSIMKQGPHLLAPTGSDLGCYGQEGTVFAGYHYDLNFLTIHGRSRFPGLNIWLRNGQKVGVKVPLGCLLIQTGKQIEWLTAGDCIAGMHEVVVTKRTIDAVKLASEQNCSLWRVSSTLFAHIASDAVLKPLGHFAESPLASKYPPIRAGEFVEQELSVINLKGNKGLH, translated from the exons ATGGATATTCCAGTGATAGATCTAACGCGATACTTAGAGATCGCCGATAAGCTGAGCACAGACCCAGTGAAATTGTCCCGTCAACTCGGAGAACTTGGGCCCTGGCTTGGTGAATTGTGTAAGGAGGTGAGCAGGATCCTTAGAGAAACAGGAGCTTTGGTAGTTAAGGACCCGAGATGTTCGGCGGATGATAACGATCGGTTTATAGATATGATGGAGAAGTACTTCGAGAGACCACCGGAGTTCAAGAGGTTGCAGGAGAGACCCCAATTGCATTACCAG GTTGGGGTGACCCCTGAAGGAGTAGAAGTTCCAAGGAGCCTGGTTGATGAAGagatgcaagaggaattaaaagCAATGCCCAAAGAGTTCCAACCATCCACTCCGAAAGGACCGGATCGCAAGTGGCGATACATGTGGAGAGTAGGTCCTCGGCCGTTGAACACCCACTTTAAG GAACTTAATTCAGAACCTGTAATACCTGAAGGTTTCCCAGAATGGAAAGAAACTATGGACTCATGGGGGCACAAAATGATCTCAGCAATAGAG GCTGTTGCTGAAATGGCCGCAATTGGTTTTGGTTTGCCCAAGGATGCATTTACTTCTATTATGAAGCAG GGACCCCATCTTCTTGCACCAACAGGGAGTGACCTTGGCTGCTATGGCCAAGAAGGCACTGTGTTTGCTGGATATCATTATGACCTTAACTTTCTAACAATTCATGGTAGAAGCAGATTTCCTGGTCTTAACATTTGGCTAAGGAATGGACAGAAAGTTGGAGTGAAGGTTCCTCTAGGATGTCTACTCATTCAGACAGGGAAGCAG ATAGAGTGGTTGACTGCAGGAGACTGCATAGCTGGCATGCATGAAGTTGTTGTCACAAAGAGAACAATTGATGCAGTCAAATTAGCATCAGAACAAAACTGTAGCCTATGGAGAGTTTCCTCAACA CTTTTTGCACACATAGCATCAGATGCTGTGTTAAAGCCTTTAGGTCACTTCGCAGAATCCCCGCTAGCCAGCAAATACCCTCCCATCCGTGCTGGAGAGTTTGTCGAACAAGAACTTTCTGTAATCAATCTGAAAGGAAATAAAG GGCTGCATTAG
- the LOC110660319 gene encoding uncharacterized protein LOC110660319 isoform X3 has product MDIPVIDLTRYLEIADKLSTDPVKLSRQLGELGPWLGELCKEVSRILRETGALVVKDPRCSADDNDRFIDMMEKYFERPPEFKRLQERPQLHYQVGVTPEGVEVPRSLVDEEMQEELKAMPKEFQPSTPKGPDRKWRYMWRVGPRPLNTHFKELNSEPVIPEGFPEWKETMDSWGHKMISAIEAVAEMAAIGFGLPKDAFTSIMKQGPHLLAPTGSDLGCYGQEGTVFAGYHYDLNFLTIHGRSRFPGLNIWLRNGQKVGVKVPLGCLLIQTGKQIEWLTAGDCIAGMHEVVVTKRTIDAVKLASEQNCSLWRVSSTLFAHIASDAVLKPLGHFAESPLASKYPPIRAGEFVEQELSVINLKGNKGES; this is encoded by the exons ATGGATATTCCAGTGATAGATCTAACGCGATACTTAGAGATCGCCGATAAGCTGAGCACAGACCCAGTGAAATTGTCCCGTCAACTCGGAGAACTTGGGCCCTGGCTTGGTGAATTGTGTAAGGAGGTGAGCAGGATCCTTAGAGAAACAGGAGCTTTGGTAGTTAAGGACCCGAGATGTTCGGCGGATGATAACGATCGGTTTATAGATATGATGGAGAAGTACTTCGAGAGACCACCGGAGTTCAAGAGGTTGCAGGAGAGACCCCAATTGCATTACCAG GTTGGGGTGACCCCTGAAGGAGTAGAAGTTCCAAGGAGCCTGGTTGATGAAGagatgcaagaggaattaaaagCAATGCCCAAAGAGTTCCAACCATCCACTCCGAAAGGACCGGATCGCAAGTGGCGATACATGTGGAGAGTAGGTCCTCGGCCGTTGAACACCCACTTTAAG GAACTTAATTCAGAACCTGTAATACCTGAAGGTTTCCCAGAATGGAAAGAAACTATGGACTCATGGGGGCACAAAATGATCTCAGCAATAGAG GCTGTTGCTGAAATGGCCGCAATTGGTTTTGGTTTGCCCAAGGATGCATTTACTTCTATTATGAAGCAG GGACCCCATCTTCTTGCACCAACAGGGAGTGACCTTGGCTGCTATGGCCAAGAAGGCACTGTGTTTGCTGGATATCATTATGACCTTAACTTTCTAACAATTCATGGTAGAAGCAGATTTCCTGGTCTTAACATTTGGCTAAGGAATGGACAGAAAGTTGGAGTGAAGGTTCCTCTAGGATGTCTACTCATTCAGACAGGGAAGCAG ATAGAGTGGTTGACTGCAGGAGACTGCATAGCTGGCATGCATGAAGTTGTTGTCACAAAGAGAACAATTGATGCAGTCAAATTAGCATCAGAACAAAACTGTAGCCTATGGAGAGTTTCCTCAACA CTTTTTGCACACATAGCATCAGATGCTGTGTTAAAGCCTTTAGGTCACTTCGCAGAATCCCCGCTAGCCAGCAAATACCCTCCCATCCGTGCTGGAGAGTTTGTCGAACAAGAACTTTCTGTAATCAATCTGAAAGGAAATAAAGGTGAATCATGA